Proteins from one Larimichthys crocea isolate SSNF chromosome XX, L_crocea_2.0, whole genome shotgun sequence genomic window:
- the LOC104924613 gene encoding transmembrane protein 60 encodes MSLAQRVLLTWVFTLVFLIMLVLKLDGKVQWNWFLIFLPVWVFDGILILMLAIKMAGRCKPGYDPRNGSPDLRLRAWYLTAMLLKLGFCLTLCAKLEKLADVKLTFVCIPLWTMLLGALVELGLNIFPERREA; translated from the exons ATGTCTCTGGCTCAGAGGGTCTTGTTGACCTGGGTCTTCACCCTGGTCTTCCTCATCATGCTGGTCCTCAAACTGGACGGGAAG GTGCAGTGGAACTGgttcctcatcttcctccctgTCTGGGTCTTTGACGGCATCCTCATCCTCATGCTCGCCATTAAGATGGCAGGCCGCTGCAAGCCCGGTTACGACCCGCGCAACGGCTCCCCAGACTTGCGTCTGCGTGCCTGGTACCTGACGGCCATGCTGCTCAAGCTGGGCTTCTGCCTGACGCTGTGCGCCAAGCTGGAGAAGCTGGCGGACGTCAAGCTGACGTTCGTGTGCATACCACTGTGGACCATGTTACTGGGGGCGCTGGTGGAGCTGGGGCTGAACATCTTccctgagaggagagaggcgtAA